The Aliiroseovarius pelagivivens genome contains a region encoding:
- the putA gene encoding bifunctional proline dehydrogenase/L-glutamate gamma-semialdehyde dehydrogenase PutA, with the protein MTTDLRRLIDDLAYTDEERHIAGLVDAANLSDADRARIAASGAKLVRGIRESSDPGLMEVFLAEYGLSTDEGIALMCLAEALLRVPDAETIDALIEDKIAPSDWGKHLGRSSSSLVNASTWALLLTGKVLEDREPGIAGALRGAVKRLGEPVIRTAVGRAMKEMGSQFVLGETIGAAMKRGSKMEEKGFTYSYDMLGEAALTDSDARRYQMAYAKAISEIADACTSDDIRSNPGISVKLSALFARYERGQQKRVMETLVPRVSALAQLAKSAGMGFNIDAEEADRLQISLDVIEKVLEDPALAGWDGFGVVVQAYGHRAGAVIDWLHETAERLDRKIMVRLVKGAYWDSEIKRAQVEGLEGFPVFTRKVATDVSYIANAKKLLGLTDRIYPQFATHNAHTAAAILDIAQTSGVDTQAYEFQRLHGMGESLHQIIMDGNKTRCRIYAPVGAHRDLLAYLVRRLLENGANSSFVNQIVDESVTPEEVAACPFDALAIDAPHVPTGPEIFGARKNSMGLDLTYDPHLAQIEVARGTYADTDFTGAPLIAGTPKGGPVVMVKNPSTHAPIGQITWASAEDVETALASAKAWDASAAERAKVLNRAADLYEENLGTFFALLSREAGKIWLDCMGELREAVDFLRYYASRVEDHARAPVGVFTCISPWNFPLAIFSGQIAGALAVGNGVLAKPAEQTGLVAYEAVKLLHQAGVPREVLQLLPGDGATVGAALTSDARIGGVAFTGSTETAQIIRRAMAANMAPSAPLIAETGGLNAMIVDSTALPEQAVRDIVASSFQSAGQRCSALRCLYVQEDVADAMTDMLVGAMIELKQDDPWHLHTDLGPVIDNEAYQGIKTYIDAARTEGRIAHELTAPEGGFFIAPTLIRVNGIEDMKREIFGPVLHIATFKASELDQVIDAINATGYGLTFGLHTRIDDRVQHVCDRMHVGNAYVNRNQIGAIVGSQPFGGEGLSGTGPKAGGPMYMDRFCQAALADRHEDDGGVAPTQDALADLIAKARSDETLSSSRLPGPTGELNQLSVHPREPFLCVGPGTAAAQAQKSAIEALGGTAVLAPNLGSDTLEEIAGIGGVVFWGADDMARQIATALAKRTGAILPLITGAPTAETVTHERHLCVDTTASGGNAELLMLAQTKA; encoded by the coding sequence ATGACCACCGATCTGCGCAGATTGATTGATGACCTCGCCTACACGGATGAGGAACGCCATATTGCTGGCCTTGTGGACGCCGCAAATCTGTCCGACGCCGACCGCGCGCGGATTGCAGCCAGTGGCGCGAAGCTGGTGCGAGGCATCCGTGAAAGCTCGGATCCCGGCTTGATGGAGGTCTTCTTGGCCGAATACGGCCTGTCCACTGACGAAGGCATCGCGCTGATGTGTTTGGCCGAGGCTTTGCTGCGCGTACCTGATGCGGAGACCATTGATGCGCTGATCGAAGACAAGATCGCGCCGTCGGATTGGGGCAAGCATCTGGGCCGCTCGTCTTCGTCGCTTGTGAACGCCTCGACCTGGGCGCTGCTGTTGACCGGCAAAGTTCTTGAGGACCGTGAACCAGGCATCGCCGGCGCGTTGCGCGGGGCCGTGAAACGTCTAGGTGAACCCGTCATCCGCACCGCAGTTGGTCGCGCCATGAAGGAAATGGGCAGCCAATTCGTGTTGGGCGAAACCATCGGGGCCGCGATGAAACGCGGATCCAAGATGGAGGAAAAGGGCTTTACCTATTCTTATGACATGCTGGGCGAAGCCGCGCTGACAGACAGCGACGCACGCCGGTATCAGATGGCCTATGCCAAGGCGATTTCTGAAATTGCGGACGCCTGCACATCAGACGACATCCGGTCGAACCCCGGCATTTCGGTCAAGCTGTCTGCACTCTTTGCCCGCTACGAACGTGGCCAGCAGAAACGTGTGATGGAAACCCTCGTCCCGCGCGTGTCGGCGCTAGCACAGCTGGCGAAATCGGCAGGAATGGGCTTCAACATCGACGCGGAAGAGGCCGACCGCCTGCAGATCTCTCTGGACGTGATCGAGAAGGTTTTGGAAGACCCCGCACTGGCCGGATGGGACGGGTTTGGCGTTGTGGTCCAGGCCTATGGCCACCGCGCAGGTGCCGTGATCGACTGGCTGCATGAAACCGCCGAGCGTTTGGACCGCAAGATCATGGTTCGTCTGGTTAAAGGTGCTTATTGGGACAGCGAGATCAAGCGCGCGCAGGTCGAAGGGCTGGAAGGATTTCCCGTCTTCACCCGCAAGGTTGCGACCGACGTCAGCTATATCGCCAACGCTAAGAAGCTCTTGGGTCTGACCGACCGCATCTATCCGCAGTTCGCCACCCACAACGCCCACACGGCAGCCGCCATTCTAGACATTGCGCAGACTTCGGGCGTTGACACGCAGGCATATGAGTTCCAGCGCCTGCATGGCATGGGCGAGAGCCTGCACCAGATCATCATGGACGGGAACAAGACACGCTGTCGTATCTATGCGCCCGTAGGTGCGCATCGCGACCTGCTGGCCTATCTGGTGCGGCGTCTGCTGGAAAACGGTGCGAACAGTTCATTTGTGAACCAGATCGTCGATGAAAGCGTCACACCCGAAGAGGTCGCCGCCTGCCCGTTCGATGCCCTCGCCATTGACGCGCCGCATGTTCCCACCGGCCCCGAGATTTTCGGGGCACGCAAGAACTCGATGGGTCTGGACCTGACCTATGATCCGCATCTGGCTCAGATCGAGGTCGCACGCGGGACGTATGCCGATACGGACTTCACCGGCGCTCCGTTGATCGCAGGCACACCCAAAGGTGGACCCGTCGTGATGGTCAAGAACCCGTCGACCCATGCGCCAATCGGCCAGATCACATGGGCGAGCGCTGAAGACGTCGAAACTGCCTTGGCCTCTGCCAAAGCTTGGGATGCCAGCGCTGCGGAACGCGCTAAGGTCCTGAACCGCGCTGCGGATCTTTATGAGGAAAACCTTGGCACCTTCTTCGCTTTGCTTTCGCGCGAGGCGGGGAAAATTTGGCTGGATTGCATGGGCGAACTGCGCGAAGCCGTTGATTTTCTGCGGTATTACGCCAGCCGCGTAGAGGATCACGCCCGCGCACCCGTCGGCGTGTTCACCTGTATTTCGCCGTGGAATTTCCCGCTGGCCATCTTCTCCGGCCAGATCGCCGGGGCTTTGGCCGTGGGCAATGGCGTGCTGGCCAAACCCGCCGAGCAAACCGGGTTGGTCGCCTATGAGGCTGTGAAACTGCTTCATCAAGCGGGCGTGCCACGCGAGGTTCTGCAGCTTTTGCCGGGTGACGGTGCGACGGTCGGCGCGGCTTTGACATCTGATGCGCGGATCGGCGGCGTGGCCTTCACCGGCTCGACCGAAACCGCCCAGATTATCCGACGCGCCATGGCCGCCAACATGGCGCCATCGGCCCCTCTGATTGCCGAAACCGGCGGCTTGAATGCGATGATCGTGGACTCGACCGCCCTACCCGAGCAAGCCGTGCGCGACATTGTCGCCTCAAGCTTCCAATCCGCAGGCCAACGTTGTTCGGCCCTGCGCTGCCTTTACGTGCAAGAGGACGTGGCCGACGCTATGACGGACATGCTGGTCGGCGCAATGATCGAGCTAAAACAGGATGACCCGTGGCACCTGCACACCGACCTTGGACCGGTGATCGATAACGAGGCATATCAGGGCATCAAGACCTATATAGACGCCGCCCGTACCGAGGGCCGCATCGCGCACGAGCTGACCGCACCCGAAGGCGGCTTCTTTATTGCCCCGACCCTGATCCGCGTAAATGGGATCGAGGATATGAAACGCGAGATCTTTGGCCCGGTTCTGCACATTGCCACCTTCAAGGCGAGCGAACTGGATCAGGTGATCGACGCGATCAACGCCACCGGCTATGGCCTGACCTTCGGACTGCACACCCGAATTGACGACCGGGTGCAGCATGTCTGTGACCGGATGCATGTGGGCAACGCCTATGTGAACCGCAACCAGATCGGTGCCATCGTCGGCTCGCAGCCCTTCGGCGGTGAAGGCCTGTCGGGTACCGGCCCGAAAGCGGGTGGCCCGATGTACATGGATCGTTTTTGCCAAGCGGCTTTGGCCGATCGGCATGAAGATGATGGCGGTGTTGCACCAACCCAGGACGCGCTGGCCGATTTGATTGCCAAGGCGCGCAGCGACGAGACGCTCTCGTCCTCCCGCCTGCCCGGCCCGACCGGAGAGCTGAACCAACTGTCCGTTCACCCTCGCGAACCTTTTTTATGCGTGGGACCGGGAACTGCCGCGGCGCAGGCACAGAAATCCGCGATTGAGGCACTAGGCGGCACCGCCGTTCTGGCCCCTAACTTGGGATCGGACACCCTTGAAGAAATCGCCGGTATCGGTGGCGTGGTCTTCTGGGGCGCGGACGATATGGCGCGCCAAATCGCCACCGCGCTGGCCAAACGCACGGGGGCCATCCTGCCCCTGATCACCGGCGCACCAACGGCAGAAACGGTGACCCATGAACGTCATCTCTGCGTCGACACAACAGCATCTGGCGGCAATGCCGAGCTACTGATGCTAGCCCAAACCAAGGCCTGA
- a CDS encoding rhomboid family intramembrane serine protease produces the protein MFPIRDHNPSERRPFITFALLAVNTVIFLYMWPLYGSAEASQVFIDYGMIPQRLSLGLSPETLITSMFLHGGFMHFAGNMLFLWIFGDNLEDMLGHVRFLLFYLATGIAAALLQYTTDPSSTIPMIGASGAIAGVMGGYLLLFPKAKIDVLFIIVIIFKIIPIPAWAALLVWFGLQLFNGVASFGMDGDGVAHWAHAGGFIAGLALITPLWLRLGAQRFWSRTDGHPDHPEAKYKLSRSSIPRTRRHKR, from the coding sequence ATGTTCCCAATTCGCGACCACAACCCATCAGAACGCCGCCCGTTTATCACCTTTGCCTTACTGGCGGTGAACACGGTGATCTTTCTGTATATGTGGCCGCTCTATGGAAGCGCCGAAGCCTCTCAGGTGTTCATAGACTACGGCATGATCCCGCAGCGTTTATCACTTGGGTTGAGCCCGGAAACGCTTATCACCTCGATGTTCCTGCATGGTGGCTTCATGCATTTCGCGGGCAACATGCTGTTTCTTTGGATCTTCGGAGACAATCTGGAAGACATGCTGGGCCATGTCCGTTTCCTGCTGTTCTATCTGGCCACCGGAATTGCCGCAGCACTTCTGCAATATACCACGGACCCCAGCAGCACTATTCCAATGATCGGCGCTTCAGGTGCGATCGCGGGCGTGATGGGAGGCTACCTGTTGCTGTTTCCCAAGGCCAAGATCGATGTTCTGTTCATCATCGTGATCATCTTCAAGATCATACCCATCCCGGCATGGGCGGCCCTACTGGTCTGGTTCGGCCTTCAGCTGTTCAATGGCGTGGCATCCTTTGGGATGGACGGCGACGGCGTCGCCCACTGGGCCCATGCAGGGGGATTTATCGCCGGACTCGCCTTGATTACGCCCCTTTGGCTGCGGCTTGGTGCGCAACGCTTCTGGTCGCGCACAGATGGCCACCCCGATCACCCCGAGGCGAAATACAAACTGTCCCGGTCCAGCATTCCGCGGACCCGGCGACACAAGCGTTAA
- a CDS encoding inositol monophosphatase family protein has product MQGSANLNVMIKAARLAGRSLVKDFREVENLQVSMKGAGDFVSKADISAEKIIRDELMEARPNYGWLAEEGGAAEGKDPTRRWIVDPLDGTTNFLHGLPHWAISIALEHKGEIVAGVVYDAAKDEMFYAEKGEGAWLNQSRLRVSGRSSMIECIFATGLPFGGRSDLPETLQDLARILPSCAGVRRFGSAALDLAYVAAGRYDGYWERSLNAWDIAAGLLIVREAGGMVGPVEGESILDSGSIVASNEPIFDKFNKLVKNT; this is encoded by the coding sequence ATGCAAGGCAGTGCAAATCTGAACGTAATGATTAAAGCGGCCCGCTTGGCTGGCCGCAGCCTTGTGAAAGACTTTCGCGAGGTCGAGAACCTGCAGGTCTCGATGAAGGGTGCAGGCGACTTTGTGTCGAAGGCGGATATCTCTGCCGAGAAGATCATTCGCGATGAATTGATGGAAGCGCGCCCCAACTATGGCTGGTTGGCAGAAGAGGGCGGAGCCGCTGAAGGCAAAGATCCGACCCGCCGCTGGATCGTCGATCCGCTGGACGGCACGACCAACTTCCTGCACGGTTTGCCCCATTGGGCGATTTCGATTGCGCTGGAGCACAAGGGCGAGATCGTCGCCGGTGTTGTTTACGATGCCGCCAAGGACGAAATGTTCTATGCCGAAAAAGGCGAAGGCGCGTGGCTGAACCAAAGCCGCCTGCGTGTATCTGGCCGTTCAAGCATGATCGAGTGCATTTTCGCCACGGGCCTACCGTTCGGTGGACGCTCTGATTTGCCTGAAACGCTTCAGGATCTGGCCCGCATTCTACCCTCTTGCGCAGGTGTTCGCCGCTTTGGATCTGCGGCTCTGGATTTGGCCTATGTCGCCGCTGGGCGCTATGATGGCTATTGGGAGCGGAGCTTGAACGCTTGGGATATCGCGGCCGGTCTGCTGATCGTGCGCGAGGCTGGCGGTATGGTCGGTCCGGTTGAAGGTGAATCGATTCTGGACAGCGGCAGCATTGTTGCTAGCAACGAGCCAATCTTCGATAAATTCAATAAATTGGTGAAAAACACCTAA
- a CDS encoding LysR family transcriptional regulator, translated as MYIEFRHLRTIRAIYQSGSLARAADILHITQSALSHQIKGLEDQVGMELFHRRTKPMRLSPAGMKLLRLAEQVLPEIDRLEEEFRALQSGRSGRLHIAIECHACFDWLFPVLDKLRHAWPEVDLDIRQRLAFDAIEALRREEVDFVISSDPVAMAGITFSPLFAYEPRFVAPAGHRLADEDYIVAEDFEQELLLTYPVDRSKIDVFTGLLTPERIEPRGTRQVEMTEVILMLVAAGRGVAVLPDWVLGDVKRNPDFVTKPLTEGGLRKQMYAATRDEDTMVPFMAHMIRLCRSEPVKLQRG; from the coding sequence ATGTACATCGAGTTTCGCCATCTGCGCACCATCCGGGCCATTTACCAATCCGGATCTCTGGCCCGTGCGGCAGATATCCTGCACATTACGCAATCCGCGTTAAGTCACCAGATCAAGGGGCTGGAAGATCAAGTCGGGATGGAGCTGTTTCATCGTCGCACCAAGCCGATGCGCCTTAGCCCGGCGGGGATGAAGCTTTTACGGTTAGCAGAACAGGTGCTGCCCGAGATCGACCGCCTAGAAGAAGAGTTCCGGGCGCTGCAGTCCGGACGTTCTGGCCGTTTACACATCGCGATTGAGTGCCACGCCTGTTTCGACTGGTTGTTTCCAGTGCTCGACAAGCTGCGCCATGCTTGGCCGGAGGTGGATCTGGATATCCGCCAGCGCCTTGCCTTTGATGCGATCGAAGCCCTGCGGCGCGAGGAAGTCGACTTTGTCATTTCCTCGGACCCAGTTGCTATGGCGGGCATCACCTTCTCTCCGCTTTTTGCTTACGAGCCGCGTTTTGTGGCACCGGCAGGGCACCGATTGGCGGATGAGGACTATATTGTTGCCGAGGATTTCGAGCAGGAGCTTTTGCTGACCTATCCGGTGGATCGTTCGAAAATTGATGTTTTTACGGGCTTGTTGACCCCGGAAAGGATCGAGCCGCGCGGCACCCGACAGGTTGAGATGACCGAGGTGATCTTGATGCTTGTCGCGGCAGGACGCGGGGTCGCGGTTCTGCCAGATTGGGTGTTGGGGGATGTAAAGCGCAATCCAGATTTCGTCACGAAACCGCTGACAGAAGGTGGTCTGCGCAAGCAGATGTACGCCGCAACACGGGACGAAGACACGATGGTACCGTTCATGGCACACATGATCCGATTGTGCCGCTCGGAACCGGTAAAACTTCAACGCGGCTGA
- the metF gene encoding methylenetetrahydrofolate reductase [NAD(P)H] gives MITPNISFEFFPPQSLDASFRLWETVRQLAPLDPNFVSVTYGAGGTTRELTHDAVGTIHKHYGLNVAAHLTCVDASREETLAIAKSYAEVGVTEIVALRGDAPKGTDHFAPREDGFENSVELIEALANTSDFHIRVGAYPDPHPEASDLDADVAWLKRKVDAGAGSAITQFFFEADTFFRFRDKCEKAGIDVPIIPGILPIENWKGVRKFAERCGATVPTWLDDAFHKAERDNRTDLLATAICTELCSDLIEGGVEDLHFYTLNKPGLTRDVAHALGVTPQISLANVA, from the coding sequence ATGATTACGCCCAATATCTCGTTCGAGTTCTTTCCCCCGCAATCGCTGGACGCCTCGTTCCGTCTTTGGGAAACCGTGCGTCAGCTGGCGCCGCTGGATCCCAACTTTGTCTCGGTCACCTACGGCGCAGGTGGCACCACGCGTGAACTGACCCATGATGCGGTCGGCACGATCCATAAACATTATGGCCTGAACGTCGCGGCGCACCTCACTTGCGTAGATGCCAGCCGCGAAGAAACCCTGGCCATTGCGAAAAGCTATGCCGAAGTTGGCGTAACGGAAATCGTTGCCCTACGCGGCGACGCTCCGAAAGGAACTGACCATTTCGCCCCCCGCGAAGATGGTTTCGAAAACTCGGTCGAGCTGATCGAAGCCCTTGCAAACACCAGTGATTTCCACATCCGCGTGGGTGCCTATCCCGACCCGCACCCAGAAGCATCGGATCTGGATGCCGACGTCGCATGGCTGAAGCGCAAGGTCGATGCGGGCGCAGGCTCGGCCATCACGCAGTTCTTCTTTGAAGCTGACACGTTCTTCCGCTTCCGCGACAAATGCGAGAAGGCCGGGATCGACGTGCCGATCATTCCGGGCATTCTGCCCATCGAAAACTGGAAGGGCGTGCGTAAGTTCGCCGAGCGTTGCGGTGCAACGGTACCAACTTGGTTGGATGATGCCTTCCATAAGGCTGAACGCGACAACCGCACCGACCTTCTGGCCACAGCGATCTGCACCGAGCTGTGTTCGGATCTGATCGAGGGCGGCGTTGAAGACCTGCATTTCTACACGCTGAACAAGCCCGGCCTGACCCGCGATGTTGCGCATGCTCTGGGGGTCACACCGCAGATCAGCCTGGCAAACGTAGCCTGA
- a CDS encoding PaaI family thioesterase, which translates to MLNATSFDQLPTLDVTASMSGLEFMQSVLNGTLPAPPIGKPLNYHLHAVEDGKVTFHGTPNFEHCNPMGTVHGGWYGTLLDSAMACAVMTRVPKGSVYTTLEYKVNILRPIPPGMLIEATGQVQHAGRSTGISNGEIRGVEDGKLYATGSTTCIIMKVA; encoded by the coding sequence ATGCTGAATGCGACCTCGTTTGACCAATTGCCAACCCTTGACGTCACGGCCTCGATGTCAGGGCTAGAGTTCATGCAAAGTGTCCTGAACGGCACCTTGCCCGCGCCGCCGATTGGCAAGCCGCTGAACTATCACCTGCATGCGGTCGAAGATGGAAAAGTCACGTTCCACGGCACCCCGAACTTCGAGCATTGCAACCCGATGGGCACCGTTCATGGTGGCTGGTACGGCACGCTTCTAGACAGCGCCATGGCCTGTGCAGTGATGACCCGCGTTCCGAAGGGATCGGTCTATACCACTTTGGAATACAAGGTGAATATCCTGCGCCCGATCCCACCCGGCATGTTGATCGAGGCCACGGGTCAGGTGCAGCACGCGGGACGCTCGACCGGGATTTCCAATGGCGAGATTCGGGGCGTCGAGGATGGCAAGCTGTATGCCACCGGCTCGACCACATGTATCATCATGAAAGTTGCCTAG
- a CDS encoding type III PLP-dependent enzyme, translated as MSRQPSIWLTPLSHLKTERPMQPVMYFAPAVLQATARRFIAGFDGLVTYAVKANDTPVVLENLVTAGLQAFDVASPAEMLALRAVSRDVEMHYNNPVRSRAEIAQAVALNVQSYSVDSARELDKLIAQVPPEGVEVSVRLALPVEGAAYNFGAKFGADPDLAVALLTHAKSAGFIPSMTFHPGTQCADPSAWVAYVSQCADVAKRAGIRLHRLNVGGGFAANRGIAPDLEAIFHAIHAAVVVEFGEDAPELVCEPGRAMVAEAFSLATCVKAIREDGAVYLNDGIYGALSEAPSIGVPDRLKTVRADGDLHTGALEKRVVFGPTCDSIDQLPDPLRLPDDLAEEDYLLIAGMGAYSFATVTRFNGYGAIETVTVQSLAL; from the coding sequence ATGAGCAGACAACCCTCGATTTGGCTGACCCCCTTGTCCCACCTTAAAACCGAGCGCCCAATGCAGCCGGTCATGTACTTCGCGCCAGCCGTGTTGCAGGCGACGGCGCGCCGCTTCATCGCAGGCTTCGATGGGCTGGTGACCTATGCGGTCAAAGCCAACGATACACCTGTGGTGTTGGAGAACCTCGTGACTGCAGGCCTGCAGGCCTTCGATGTGGCCAGCCCGGCCGAGATGCTGGCGCTTCGTGCTGTATCTCGTGATGTCGAGATGCACTATAACAATCCCGTCCGTTCGCGCGCCGAGATCGCTCAGGCCGTCGCCCTGAACGTACAATCCTATTCCGTGGACAGTGCGCGCGAGCTGGATAAGCTGATCGCACAGGTTCCCCCAGAGGGTGTTGAAGTTTCGGTACGTCTGGCGCTTCCCGTCGAAGGAGCGGCCTATAATTTCGGCGCGAAGTTTGGTGCTGACCCTGATCTGGCGGTCGCCCTTCTTACGCACGCAAAGTCGGCGGGTTTCATCCCCTCCATGACCTTTCACCCCGGTACGCAATGCGCAGACCCGTCAGCATGGGTGGCGTATGTGTCGCAATGTGCCGATGTGGCAAAACGTGCGGGCATTCGCCTGCATCGGCTGAATGTGGGCGGCGGTTTTGCCGCCAATCGCGGTATCGCCCCGGATCTCGAGGCGATCTTTCACGCCATTCACGCCGCTGTGGTGGTGGAGTTTGGCGAAGACGCGCCCGAACTGGTGTGCGAGCCTGGCCGCGCCATGGTGGCCGAGGCGTTCAGCCTTGCCACCTGTGTAAAAGCCATCCGCGAAGACGGTGCCGTCTATTTGAATGACGGGATTTATGGCGCATTGTCGGAAGCGCCGTCCATTGGGGTGCCGGATCGGTTGAAAACTGTGCGCGCCGATGGCGACTTGCACACAGGCGCGTTGGAAAAGCGCGTTGTGTTCGGGCCGACCTGCGATTCCATCGACCAGTTGCCTGATCCGCTACGGCTTCCTGACGATTTGGCCGAAGAAGACTATCTTCTGATCGCGGGCATGGGGGCTTACAGCTTTGCGACCGTCACGCGGTTCAACGGCTATGGCGCGATTGAAACAGTGACGGTGCAGTCGCTGGCGCTCTAG
- a CDS encoding Lrp/AsnC family transcriptional regulator: MDDTDRELLAQLEGNARLPVATLARRLGLARSTVQARIERLEEKGIIAGYALRLGDAARGDRIRATVLISIEPRSTPAVLARLKTLTQVEAAHTASGRWDMVLQLAAPSTALLDEVLDAIGEIDGVKGSESLIHLSTRIDRLG, encoded by the coding sequence ATGGACGATACAGACCGCGAACTTTTGGCCCAGCTCGAAGGCAACGCACGACTGCCGGTAGCAACTCTGGCACGACGCCTAGGGCTGGCACGATCGACCGTGCAGGCGCGGATCGAACGCCTTGAAGAGAAAGGCATTATTGCCGGCTATGCGCTTCGATTGGGGGACGCGGCGCGCGGGGATCGCATCCGCGCGACGGTGTTGATCTCGATCGAACCACGCTCGACCCCGGCGGTATTGGCGCGTCTGAAAACCCTGACTCAGGTCGAAGCCGCCCACACAGCGTCCGGTCGCTGGGACATGGTGCTGCAACTGGCGGCACCATCGACTGCTTTGCTGGACGAGGTGCTGGACGCGATCGGTGAAATTGATGGGGTGAAGGGGTCGGAAAGTCTGATCCACCTCTCGACGCGGATCGACAGGTTGGGTTAG
- a CDS encoding alpha-D-glucose phosphate-specific phosphoglucomutase, whose amino-acid sequence MDFKDFKTHRTAPIEGQKPGTSGLRKKVAVFSEPGYLETYTQAIFNAIDPAGKTYVLGGDGRFFNSEAIVTILRMAAANGVTKIILGQNGILSTPAVSHLIRKRGADGGFILSASHNPGGPNGDFGLKYNTANGGPAPESITDKIVACAETISEYRISGDLPETLKTLSDLGSYTVDDMEIEVVDPVDDYAALMEDLFDFDAIRKMISSGFTLRFDAMHAVTGPYAIEILERRLGATTGSVVNAIPLLDFGGGHPDPNPVWAKDLFDHMHGPDAPDFGAASDGDGDRNMIVGKDIYVAPSDSLAVLAANAHLAPGYAHGIAGVARSMPTSAASDRVAEKLGIEAFQTPTGWKFFGTLLDAGRATLCGEESAGTGSDHVREKDGLWAVLLWLNILAVRGESVADILLDHWQTYGRDYYSRHDYEGLDTDAANALMAELKDKLPTLPGQTAAGLNVIAAEDFAYTDPIDGSVATGQGVILTYAGGARAMLRLSGTGTEGATLRVYLEQYTAPDGNLIRDTQEALSNVVAATSQVAGIQKLLGRTGPDVVS is encoded by the coding sequence GTGGATTTTAAAGACTTTAAGACCCATCGCACCGCTCCGATTGAGGGTCAGAAACCGGGGACGTCCGGGCTGCGCAAGAAAGTCGCGGTATTTTCCGAACCGGGTTATCTGGAGACCTACACACAGGCGATTTTCAACGCGATTGACCCCGCGGGAAAGACCTATGTTCTGGGCGGCGACGGACGCTTTTTCAACAGCGAGGCCATCGTCACGATCCTGCGCATGGCCGCTGCCAATGGGGTAACAAAAATCATCCTCGGCCAAAATGGCATCCTGTCGACCCCGGCGGTCAGCCACCTGATCCGCAAACGTGGAGCGGATGGGGGATTCATCCTGTCAGCCAGCCATAATCCGGGCGGACCGAACGGCGATTTTGGGCTGAAGTACAACACCGCCAATGGTGGCCCCGCCCCGGAATCGATCACCGACAAGATCGTTGCCTGTGCCGAGACGATCTCGGAATACCGGATCTCGGGCGACCTGCCCGAAACGCTTAAAACCCTAAGCGATCTGGGCAGCTATACCGTCGATGACATGGAGATCGAGGTCGTCGATCCGGTCGATGACTATGCCGCGTTGATGGAAGACCTGTTCGACTTCGATGCGATCCGCAAGATGATCAGTTCTGGATTCACGCTGCGCTTTGATGCCATGCACGCGGTCACAGGACCTTATGCCATCGAGATTTTGGAGCGCCGGCTTGGTGCGACCACGGGCTCGGTTGTGAATGCTATCCCCCTGTTGGATTTCGGCGGCGGGCATCCGGACCCCAACCCGGTTTGGGCCAAAGACCTGTTCGATCACATGCACGGACCGGACGCGCCGGACTTCGGAGCAGCCTCGGACGGGGATGGTGACCGCAACATGATCGTCGGGAAAGACATCTATGTCGCGCCATCCGACAGCTTAGCCGTATTGGCGGCAAACGCACATCTCGCCCCCGGTTATGCGCATGGGATTGCAGGCGTTGCGCGATCGATGCCGACCTCGGCGGCGTCGGACCGCGTGGCAGAAAAACTGGGGATTGAAGCGTTCCAAACTCCGACGGGCTGGAAGTTCTTTGGCACCCTGCTGGACGCAGGCCGCGCCACTCTATGTGGCGAGGAAAGCGCGGGCACGGGCTCGGATCATGTGCGCGAAAAAGACGGGCTGTGGGCGGTGCTGTTGTGGCTGAACATCCTTGCAGTTCGCGGTGAAAGTGTGGCCGACATTCTTCTGGACCACTGGCAGACCTATGGTCGCGATTACTATTCCCGGCATGATTACGAGGGGTTGGACACGGACGCTGCGAACGCGTTAATGGCCGAGCTGAAAGACAAGCTGCCCACCCTGCCCGGCCAGACGGCCGCAGGGCTAAACGTGATCGCCGCAGAAGATTTTGCCTATACCGACCCGATTGACGGCTCTGTCGCCACGGGACAAGGCGTTATCCTGACCTATGCAGGCGGCGCGCGCGCAATGCTGCGTCTGTCAGGCACCGGAACCGAGGGCGCAACACTGCGCGTTTATCTGGAGCAATACACCGCCCCTGACGGCAACCTGATCCGCGACACGCAAGAGGCCCTGTCAAATGTTGTTGCCGCCACATCGCAGGTGGCAGGCATTCAAAAGTTGCTAGGTCGCACGGGACCGGATGTTGTCAGCTGA